The Synergistaceae bacterium genome window below encodes:
- a CDS encoding molybdopterin-dependent oxidoreductase: MWLKINGVNRIFICDPAKDSLAEVLRRLGLTSVKIGCDTGVCGSCSVILDGKLVRSCTRKISNVPEYSEVITLEGIGTPANLHPLQVAFMKLGAVQCGFCTPGFIVSAYALFMENDSPTRKEVRDWFQKHRNVCRCTGYKQIVDAVMEAAKVVRGEGAMDEIGPSFSTEDGYYGKPVVRPTALAKVCGLADYGDDQELKMPAETLHVAMVQPRAAHHAKILNIDISEAEKMPGVKKIILAADIRAAGGTNIMAEGQMHERTTVMAPSREVLNEKKIFRYGDVVALAVADTKDHARAAAAKVKVEIEQLPEYLNFLDAVMPDAMRVHEDTPNIFCMQPLLKGAGLEDASKVAEIIDSSAYSAEGSFYSSRQPHLTIEGDSVQAYFDEDGFLTFQCKSQGVYSSIGRIGNSIGVPRDKLRVVMNPTGASFGWSTNAGDLCLAGAAAAVMKAPVSLSMSYEEHQHFSGKRCPCHSNGRAACDENGKITAVEFDYGMDHGAYSWGGDDIVTKQPRFAFFPYYVPHAAGLARIANTNHNFGTAYRSYGSPQAYTLSEALMDMLADKAGIDPFEFRWRNIAREGQTNINSYPFRQYPMEEMMKMMRPKYERAVVEANAADTPEKRRGVGLSWGGFNVTEGGTDKSTVALEINPDGTFTKYDTYQELGQGGDIGSLMLTLEALKPLGVTPEQIKLVQNDTKLCPDSGMSGASRTHFMSGNATIIAAEKLLGAMRKPDGTYRTYEEMKAEGLETKYFGTYSNTSLPGLCRLDPNTGVGDPTPAFTYCLNLAEVEVDTATGKTTVLRFTCVSDVGKIGNIDSVNGQAFGGISHAIGFALGENYDDVKKHTNIASSGVPYIDMIPDEIEAIYYERPDEAGPFGSSGASEGFQSSGHMAVLNAIYNACGVRVHEMPATPEKVKAGIDTLAAGGKIEPPKKYFLGSDLYEELENIKANPVKVGPDDYFVPLGGAEGERFF, translated from the coding sequence ATGTGGCTCAAGATCAACGGAGTGAACAGAATTTTTATCTGCGACCCCGCCAAGGATTCGCTGGCGGAGGTGCTTCGCAGGCTGGGTCTTACCAGCGTCAAGATCGGATGCGACACGGGGGTCTGCGGCTCCTGCTCGGTCATTTTGGACGGCAAGCTGGTGCGCTCGTGCACAAGGAAGATCTCCAACGTGCCGGAGTACAGCGAGGTCATCACGCTTGAAGGCATAGGGACCCCAGCGAACCTGCATCCGCTGCAGGTCGCCTTCATGAAGCTGGGCGCGGTGCAGTGCGGCTTCTGCACACCCGGGTTCATCGTATCCGCCTACGCCCTCTTCATGGAGAACGACAGCCCGACGCGCAAGGAGGTCCGCGACTGGTTCCAGAAGCACAGGAACGTATGCCGCTGCACCGGCTACAAGCAGATAGTCGACGCTGTGATGGAGGCGGCGAAGGTCGTGCGCGGGGAGGGTGCGATGGACGAGATCGGCCCCTCCTTCTCCACCGAGGACGGCTACTACGGCAAGCCGGTGGTCCGTCCGACCGCTCTGGCCAAGGTATGCGGCCTGGCGGACTACGGCGACGACCAGGAGCTGAAGATGCCGGCGGAGACGCTGCACGTGGCTATGGTCCAGCCGAGGGCGGCGCACCACGCGAAGATACTGAACATCGACATATCCGAGGCGGAGAAGATGCCCGGCGTCAAGAAGATAATCCTGGCGGCCGACATCAGGGCCGCGGGCGGCACCAACATCATGGCGGAGGGGCAGATGCACGAGCGCACGACCGTCATGGCGCCGAGCCGCGAGGTGCTCAACGAGAAGAAGATCTTCCGCTACGGAGACGTGGTGGCGCTTGCCGTTGCCGACACCAAGGACCACGCCCGTGCGGCCGCGGCCAAGGTCAAGGTCGAGATCGAACAGCTTCCGGAGTACCTGAACTTCCTGGACGCGGTTATGCCGGACGCCATGCGCGTCCACGAGGATACGCCGAATATCTTCTGCATGCAGCCGCTTCTGAAGGGAGCGGGGCTCGAGGACGCGTCCAAGGTCGCGGAGATCATCGATTCGTCGGCCTACAGCGCGGAGGGCAGCTTCTACTCCTCGCGCCAGCCGCACCTGACCATCGAGGGCGACAGCGTGCAGGCCTACTTCGACGAGGACGGCTTCCTGACGTTCCAGTGCAAGTCGCAGGGAGTGTACTCCTCGATAGGGCGCATCGGCAACTCGATCGGCGTGCCGAGGGACAAGCTCCGCGTAGTTATGAACCCGACCGGCGCAAGCTTTGGCTGGTCGACCAACGCGGGCGACCTCTGCCTCGCAGGCGCGGCGGCGGCGGTCATGAAGGCCCCGGTCTCTCTGTCGATGAGCTACGAGGAGCATCAGCACTTCTCCGGCAAGCGCTGCCCCTGCCACTCCAACGGCCGGGCCGCGTGCGACGAGAACGGCAAGATCACGGCGGTGGAGTTCGACTACGGAATGGACCACGGCGCCTACTCATGGGGCGGCGACGACATAGTCACCAAGCAGCCGCGATTCGCCTTCTTCCCCTATTACGTGCCGCACGCCGCCGGGCTGGCCCGCATAGCCAACACCAACCACAACTTCGGCACGGCCTACCGCAGCTACGGCTCCCCGCAGGCCTACACCCTCAGCGAGGCGCTCATGGACATGCTCGCCGATAAGGCCGGAATCGACCCGTTCGAGTTCCGCTGGAGAAACATAGCCCGCGAGGGCCAGACCAACATCAACAGCTACCCCTTCCGCCAGTACCCGATGGAGGAGATGATGAAGATGATGCGCCCGAAGTACGAGAGGGCGGTAGTCGAGGCGAATGCCGCCGACACGCCCGAAAAGAGGCGCGGGGTCGGACTCTCCTGGGGAGGCTTCAACGTCACCGAGGGCGGCACGGACAAGTCCACCGTCGCGCTCGAGATCAACCCGGACGGGACCTTCACCAAGTACGACACCTACCAGGAGCTCGGGCAGGGAGGTGACATAGGCTCCCTCATGCTGACCCTGGAGGCGCTCAAACCCCTCGGAGTGACGCCGGAGCAGATAAAGCTGGTACAGAACGACACCAAGCTCTGCCCCGACTCGGGAATGTCGGGCGCCAGCCGCACCCACTTCATGAGCGGCAACGCCACAATCATCGCGGCGGAGAAGCTGCTAGGCGCGATGCGCAAGCCCGACGGCACCTACAGGACCTACGAGGAGATGAAGGCGGAGGGGCTAGAGACCAAGTACTTCGGCACCTACTCCAACACCTCGCTTCCCGGCCTGTGCAGGCTCGACCCGAACACTGGAGTGGGCGACCCGACCCCGGCCTTCACCTACTGTCTCAACCTGGCGGAGGTCGAAGTCGACACGGCCACGGGCAAGACGACCGTGCTCCGCTTCACCTGCGTCAGCGACGTGGGCAAGATAGGCAACATCGATTCGGTCAACGGACAGGCCTTCGGCGGGATTTCGCACGCGATCGGCTTCGCCCTGGGCGAGAACTACGACGACGTCAAGAAGCACACCAACATAGCTTCGAGCGGAGTGCCGTACATCGATATGATTCCAGACGAGATCGAGGCGATCTACTACGAGCGTCCCGACGAGGCCGGCCCCTTCGGCTCCTCCGGAGCGTCCGAGGGCTTCCAGTCCTCCGGGCACATGGCCGTGCTGAACGCCATCTACAACGCCTGCGGAGTGCGCGTGCACGAGATGCCCGCCACCCCCGAGAAGGTGAAGGCGGGAATAGACACGCTGGCCGCCGGTGGTAAGATAGAGCCGCCGAAGAAGTACTTCCTCGGCTCCGATCTTTACGAGGAGCTTGAGAATATAAAGGCCAACCCCGTCAAAGTCGGGCCGGACGACTACTTCGTCCCGCTTGGAGGCGCCGAGGGGGAGAGATTCTTCTAA
- a CDS encoding pyrimidine/purine nucleoside phosphorylase: protein MDVFKSVDMAVTGNVYEGGKVTSRSFWTTEGERKTVGIMLPGSYSFSTSTREKMEISNGVVEYRLDAKDDWKKCPKGEHFMVPSDHTFEIRCTEIAEYVCSYL from the coding sequence ATGGATGTCTTCAAGTCCGTGGACATGGCGGTGACGGGAAATGTCTACGAGGGAGGCAAGGTGACCAGCCGTTCCTTCTGGACCACGGAGGGAGAGAGGAAGACCGTGGGCATCATGCTGCCCGGGAGCTACTCCTTCTCCACCTCGACCCGGGAGAAGATGGAGATCAGCAACGGCGTCGTAGAGTACCGGCTCGACGCGAAGGACGATTGGAAGAAATGCCCGAAGGGCGAGCACTTCATGGTGCCGTCGGACCATACTTTCGAGATACGCTGCACCGAGATTGCGGAGTACGTGTGCAGCTACCTGTAG
- a CDS encoding molybdopterin-binding protein — protein MEREIVPVEQAVGRVIEHDLTLIDPDTGFKGAKFRRGHTIRPEDIAVLRRMGKSNISFLKLSPDEVHEDDAALRLGRRLAGYGVDLVGPEEGKCSLKANRDGLLLYEDSDVDFVNDDPDWILTTLPNKVPVKKGHTVASFRIGPLVAREDQVARAEAVKPISVREWLPLRSALVITGRELFDGTVKDAFKPRLEKKLAFYGGEFLGGVTVPDDRDMIAGAISAWLHEGADLVLCTGGMSVDADDLTPSAISEVCDRVVFRRVPVIPGTNIMMAVSGGSCVLGVPAAAAFIERTSLDILLDRIFGGVPPDGKEVREWGKGGLCVNCNSCGYPMCAFAAR, from the coding sequence ATGGAAAGAGAGATAGTTCCAGTGGAGCAGGCGGTCGGAAGAGTCATAGAGCACGACCTGACCCTCATCGACCCGGACACCGGGTTCAAGGGGGCGAAGTTCCGCAGGGGACACACCATTCGACCGGAGGACATTGCAGTTCTCCGGCGCATGGGCAAATCCAATATCTCGTTCCTGAAGCTTAGCCCGGACGAGGTTCACGAGGACGATGCGGCCCTCCGGCTGGGAAGGCGTTTGGCGGGGTACGGCGTCGACCTGGTCGGCCCGGAGGAGGGCAAGTGCTCCCTGAAGGCCAATCGCGACGGGCTGCTGCTCTACGAGGACTCGGACGTCGATTTCGTCAACGACGATCCGGACTGGATTCTCACGACACTGCCGAACAAGGTCCCTGTGAAGAAGGGGCATACGGTCGCCTCCTTCAGGATTGGGCCGCTGGTCGCGAGAGAGGATCAGGTCGCCAGGGCGGAGGCGGTCAAGCCCATCTCGGTGAGGGAGTGGCTGCCTCTCAGGAGCGCCCTTGTCATCACTGGGCGGGAGCTGTTCGACGGTACTGTTAAGGATGCATTCAAACCCAGGCTTGAGAAAAAGCTTGCTTTCTACGGGGGAGAGTTCCTCGGTGGAGTCACGGTTCCGGACGACCGGGACATGATAGCGGGAGCGATCTCCGCGTGGCTCCACGAGGGGGCCGACCTGGTCTTGTGCACCGGAGGAATGAGCGTCGACGCCGACGATCTCACCCCTTCGGCGATAAGCGAGGTCTGCGATAGAGTTGTTTTTCGAAGGGTGCCGGTCATTCCGGGCACCAATATAATGATGGCGGTCTCGGGAGGCTCCTGTGTGCTCGGGGTCCCGGCCGCGGCAGCGTTCATTGAGAGGACGTCGCTCGACATACTTCTCGACAGGATCTTCGGAGGCGTTCCTCCCGACGGAAAAGAGGTCAGAGAATGGGGAAAGGGGGGATTGTGCGTTAACTGCAATTCCTGCGGCTATCCTATGTGCGCCTTCGCGGCGCGGTAG
- the fdhF gene encoding formate dehydrogenase subunit alpha, producing MITAVINGRTITAKPGSTILEAARANDIYIPTLCDHPALPPSGACRVCVVEAEKNPKLLTACTTPLTEGMVIKTNSPRIHAARKAVVEMILIRHPLDCFSCEANGRCELQDLAYELGIEESPFREEGDVNTHLELDDTNPFYVRDMNKCILCGRCVRACDWRAGYHAIDFMFRGINTQIDPPVGVKLEDEGSDCVFCGQCVQVCPVGALVEKKSMGQGRPWQTKTVRTTCPYCGVGCQLDLHMKGDQIVRVTGTEDGMPNLGRLCVKGRFAYDFIYSDERLTKPLIRVRRGKDRSLDDTFREASWDEALDLVTTKLKEVMQKHGPDAVGGVSCARSLNEDSYSMQKLFRSVFGTNNIDHCARVUHAPTVAGLLTSFGAGGMTNTVGEFAKAKLMFCIGTNMTEAHPVAATFLKNGVESGSKLIVVDPRRQELADYADIFAQLRVGSDIAFLNGVMNVLINEDLYDKEFVEKNCENFDEFKAKIMEYPVSRAAEISGVPEQTIIDIARMLGSIKPAMVIYTLGITEHVSGKRNVMTLANLQMLLGNMGVECGGVNPMRGQNNVQGACDMGALPNMYPGYQSVANPELNKKFADFWGNESLPDKPGMMIGHMVNGLADGKLKAFWIFGENLVATEPDPRHVAHCLNSAEFLIAQDIFNTETTQYADVILPSAAWCEDEGTFTNTERRVSRVRKVKEAPGEAKPNWWVFKEIARRFGHDWPSTGGQELWDNEIAKLCPAFAGVKFDRMDNIGGIQWPCPTEEHPGTPILHKDGKFSRGKGLFQAIDWVPSSEVPDEEYPIVLSTGRRLVHYHSRTQTGRSKGMNERMPEEFADISVQDAERLGIAHGETIRVVSRRGEVKIKANVSKRIAPGMVWMSFHFWDTNANHLLSGDLEHFDPDTLTPSFKACAVRIEKIA from the coding sequence ATGATCACCGCCGTAATCAATGGGCGTACGATCACGGCGAAACCCGGGTCCACGATCCTGGAGGCGGCCCGGGCGAACGACATCTACATACCGACTCTATGCGATCATCCCGCTCTGCCGCCCAGCGGCGCCTGCCGGGTATGCGTCGTCGAGGCGGAGAAGAACCCCAAGCTTCTCACCGCCTGCACGACTCCCCTGACGGAGGGAATGGTCATAAAGACCAACAGCCCCAGGATCCACGCCGCGCGCAAGGCCGTCGTGGAGATGATACTCATCAGGCACCCCCTCGACTGCTTCTCTTGCGAGGCCAACGGCAGATGCGAGCTGCAGGATCTCGCCTACGAGCTCGGGATTGAAGAATCGCCGTTCCGCGAGGAGGGCGACGTCAACACCCACCTCGAGCTCGACGATACGAACCCCTTCTACGTCCGCGACATGAACAAGTGCATCCTCTGCGGCCGCTGCGTCCGCGCATGCGACTGGAGGGCAGGCTACCACGCCATCGACTTCATGTTCAGAGGAATAAATACACAGATCGACCCGCCCGTCGGGGTAAAGCTAGAGGACGAGGGCTCCGACTGCGTCTTCTGCGGACAGTGCGTGCAGGTCTGTCCCGTGGGCGCGCTGGTCGAGAAGAAGTCCATGGGGCAGGGCAGGCCGTGGCAGACGAAGACAGTCCGCACCACATGCCCGTACTGCGGAGTCGGCTGCCAGCTCGACCTTCACATGAAGGGCGACCAGATCGTAAGGGTCACCGGCACCGAGGACGGAATGCCCAACCTAGGCAGGCTCTGCGTCAAGGGCCGCTTCGCCTACGACTTCATCTACTCCGACGAGAGGCTGACCAAGCCCCTCATCCGCGTTCGCAGGGGCAAGGACAGAAGCCTCGACGACACCTTCCGCGAGGCCTCATGGGACGAGGCGCTCGACCTGGTCACCACCAAGCTGAAGGAGGTGATGCAGAAGCACGGGCCGGACGCCGTTGGCGGAGTAAGCTGCGCACGCAGCCTCAACGAGGACTCCTACAGCATGCAGAAGCTTTTCCGATCGGTATTTGGAACAAACAACATCGACCACTGTGCACGTGTATGACACGCTCCCACAGTAGCGGGGCTACTGACTAGCTTTGGAGCAGGCGGAATGACCAACACGGTGGGCGAGTTCGCGAAGGCGAAGCTCATGTTCTGCATCGGAACCAACATGACCGAGGCGCACCCCGTGGCCGCGACCTTCCTCAAGAACGGGGTGGAGTCCGGATCCAAGCTCATCGTGGTCGACCCGAGGAGGCAGGAGCTCGCCGACTACGCCGACATCTTCGCCCAGCTTCGCGTCGGCTCGGACATCGCCTTCCTGAACGGAGTTATGAACGTCCTCATCAACGAGGACCTGTACGACAAGGAGTTCGTCGAGAAGAACTGCGAGAACTTCGACGAGTTCAAGGCGAAGATAATGGAGTACCCCGTCAGCCGGGCCGCCGAGATCAGCGGAGTGCCCGAGCAGACGATAATCGACATCGCCAGGATGCTCGGCAGCATCAAGCCGGCCATGGTGATCTACACGCTCGGCATCACCGAGCACGTGTCGGGCAAGCGCAACGTCATGACGCTGGCCAACCTCCAGATGCTTCTCGGCAACATGGGAGTGGAGTGCGGCGGCGTGAACCCGATGCGCGGACAGAACAACGTGCAGGGCGCGTGCGACATGGGCGCGCTTCCGAACATGTACCCGGGCTACCAGAGCGTGGCGAACCCCGAGCTCAACAAGAAGTTCGCGGACTTCTGGGGCAACGAGTCGCTGCCCGACAAGCCGGGCATGATGATCGGCCACATGGTCAACGGCCTGGCCGATGGCAAGCTGAAGGCCTTCTGGATCTTCGGCGAGAACCTCGTCGCCACCGAACCGGACCCGCGTCACGTGGCTCACTGCCTGAACTCCGCGGAGTTCCTCATCGCCCAGGACATCTTCAACACAGAGACCACCCAGTACGCCGACGTGATCCTTCCATCGGCCGCTTGGTGCGAGGACGAGGGCACGTTCACCAACACCGAGCGCAGGGTTAGCCGCGTGCGCAAGGTCAAGGAGGCGCCGGGCGAGGCGAAGCCCAACTGGTGGGTCTTCAAGGAGATCGCCAGGAGGTTCGGCCATGACTGGCCGTCCACCGGCGGACAGGAGCTGTGGGACAACGAGATAGCCAAACTCTGTCCGGCATTTGCGGGAGTCAAGTTCGACCGCATGGACAACATCGGCGGCATCCAGTGGCCCTGCCCGACCGAGGAGCATCCCGGAACTCCCATACTGCACAAGGACGGCAAGTTCTCCCGCGGCAAGGGACTCTTCCAGGCCATCGACTGGGTGCCCAGCAGCGAGGTCCCCGACGAGGAGTACCCGATAGTGCTCAGCACGGGACGCCGCCTTGTTCACTACCACTCAAGGACCCAGACCGGCCGCTCGAAGGGCATGAACGAGCGCATGCCGGAGGAGTTCGCCGACATCTCCGTGCAGGACGCGGAGAGGCTGGGGATCGCCCACGGCGAGACCATCCGCGTAGTATCGAGGCGCGGCGAGGTCAAGATCAAGGCCAACGTTTCGAAGAGGATCGCCCCCGGCATGGTCTGGATGTCCTTCCACTTCTGGGACACCAACGCGAACCATCTGCTGAGCGGCGACCTGGAGCACTTCGATCCCGACACACTTACCCCGTCGTTCAAGGCGTGCGCGGTTAGGATCGAGAAGATAGCGTGA
- a CDS encoding tRNA CCA-pyrophosphorylase, which yields MMKYGRFESYEAFLKELELFHGKPAPGGVLALHMVNMAWELLPEGILMDVICETRKCMADTVQLLTPCTVGNHWLKVVDTGRFAGVFYDKQTGEGVRISLSMDKLKDWPRVQEWYLKLIPKHEQSLEAILDQINEAGPALFDVEEVTVEPELIKVRDKVPPVICPVCGEAYPPDHGPVCRGCAGLTDDYYHKRNPGKAVGEN from the coding sequence GTGATGAAGTACGGACGGTTCGAGTCCTACGAGGCTTTTCTCAAGGAACTTGAACTCTTCCACGGCAAGCCCGCCCCCGGAGGAGTGCTGGCCCTGCACATGGTCAACATGGCGTGGGAGCTGCTCCCCGAGGGCATCCTGATGGACGTGATCTGCGAGACGCGCAAGTGCATGGCGGACACGGTCCAGCTCCTGACCCCCTGCACAGTGGGCAACCACTGGCTCAAGGTCGTGGACACCGGCCGATTTGCCGGGGTATTCTACGACAAGCAGACGGGGGAGGGAGTGCGCATATCGCTGAGCATGGACAAGCTGAAGGACTGGCCACGCGTCCAGGAGTGGTACCTGAAGCTGATCCCGAAGCACGAGCAGAGCCTCGAGGCCATACTCGACCAGATAAACGAGGCGGGCCCGGCCCTCTTCGACGTCGAGGAGGTCACGGTGGAGCCCGAACTCATAAAGGTTCGAGACAAGGTCCCCCCGGTGATCTGCCCCGTATGCGGCGAGGCCTATCCGCCGGATCACGGTCCGGTCTGCAGAGGCTGCGCCGGGCTGACGGATGACTACTATCACAAGCGGAATCCGGGCAAGGCGGTAGGCGAGAACTAA
- the msrB gene encoding peptide-methionine (R)-S-oxide reductase MsrB, with protein MRICLLACCICAALLFSARAGIAFQRVEKSEEEWRAILTPEQFHVTREKGTERAFTGAYWDHRERGVYACVCCGAELFSSDAKYDSGSGWPSFWTALEGAPIAEQRDTSFGMIRTEVHCSRCDAHLGHLFNDGPPPTGLRYCINSASLDFLPADE; from the coding sequence ATGAGGATTTGCCTGCTTGCGTGCTGCATCTGCGCTGCGCTTTTGTTTTCGGCGCGGGCCGGGATTGCGTTCCAGAGAGTGGAGAAGAGCGAGGAGGAGTGGCGTGCCATTCTGACCCCGGAGCAGTTCCACGTGACGCGCGAGAAGGGGACTGAGCGCGCGTTCACAGGTGCTTACTGGGACCATCGCGAGAGGGGAGTATACGCCTGCGTCTGCTGCGGTGCCGAGCTCTTCTCGTCCGACGCAAAGTACGATTCCGGCTCCGGGTGGCCCAGCTTCTGGACCGCCCTGGAGGGGGCGCCGATAGCGGAGCAGCGCGACACTTCTTTCGGGATGATCCGCACCGAGGTGCACTGCTCACGGTGCGACGCCCATCTCGGGCACCTGTTCAACGACGGCCCGCCGCCAACAGGGCTTCGCTACTGCATCAATTCCGCGTCGCTGGACTTCCTCCCGGCGGACGAATGA
- a CDS encoding phenylacetate--CoA ligase family protein, producing MRPTLDEWVAGRTGEPFGRAGIERYQLERLRSVVEEARRCSPFYAERLSGIPEGFPASLDDFFNLAPTLPDDIANSPMSFMAVPQDEVARVVTLRTSGTAGEGKRLFFTEEDLAATIDIFRVGMTTFLPPGGRALVLLPGERPGSIGDLLVRAVAPERECVLHSPLDGRTALEQVAEIGAQCLIGMPAQVLSLARGPDSRLGRGLSQVLLCADYAAPSLVSAIERAWGCSARRHYGLTETLYGGALECEERNWLHVMEGNYLFEVVDPTTLAPLPEGEFGEVVLTTLCATGTPLLRYRTGDRGRFLPGPCRCGSILRGLEITGRASNGVTTGGAFIPMHELDKAMFAIPWLGDYSVSSDGGLLNFELHAPARAGRSPELTEEELSDLTDALNRLPPSAKAALEREAPSFRFRVQQHDGVTSVKRMAR from the coding sequence ATGAGACCGACCCTTGACGAGTGGGTCGCGGGCAGGACGGGAGAGCCTTTCGGCAGGGCGGGGATAGAGAGATACCAGCTTGAGCGCCTTCGTTCCGTAGTCGAGGAGGCGCGGAGGTGCAGCCCTTTTTACGCGGAGAGGCTTTCCGGGATCCCCGAGGGCTTTCCGGCGTCACTGGATGACTTTTTCAACCTCGCACCGACACTTCCGGACGACATCGCGAACAGCCCGATGAGCTTCATGGCCGTCCCCCAGGACGAGGTAGCCCGGGTGGTCACCCTTCGTACATCCGGCACCGCGGGCGAGGGCAAGCGCCTCTTCTTCACGGAGGAGGACCTGGCTGCTACGATCGATATCTTCCGGGTGGGAATGACCACGTTTCTGCCCCCCGGAGGGAGAGCGCTTGTGCTGCTGCCAGGAGAGAGACCCGGCAGCATAGGGGATCTGCTGGTGCGCGCGGTGGCACCGGAGAGGGAGTGCGTGCTGCACTCCCCGCTCGACGGGAGGACGGCGCTGGAGCAAGTCGCCGAGATTGGAGCGCAGTGCCTGATAGGGATGCCCGCCCAGGTGCTGTCGCTGGCGCGAGGGCCGGATTCCAGGCTGGGAAGAGGGCTGTCTCAGGTGTTGCTGTGCGCCGACTACGCCGCGCCTAGCCTTGTGTCCGCGATAGAGAGGGCCTGGGGATGTTCTGCCCGGCGTCACTACGGCCTGACGGAGACACTGTACGGAGGGGCGCTAGAGTGCGAGGAGAGGAACTGGCTCCACGTGATGGAGGGCAACTACCTGTTCGAGGTCGTCGATCCGACGACGCTTGCCCCGCTGCCGGAGGGAGAGTTCGGCGAGGTGGTGCTGACCACCCTGTGCGCGACCGGCACACCCCTCCTCCGCTACCGCACAGGCGACAGGGGGCGCTTCCTTCCCGGCCCGTGCCGATGCGGCTCCATCCTCAGAGGCTTGGAGATCACCGGCAGGGCGAGCAACGGCGTAACAACCGGCGGGGCGTTCATCCCAATGCACGAGCTCGACAAGGCCATGTTCGCGATCCCCTGGCTGGGCGACTACTCGGTCTCAAGCGACGGAGGCCTCTTGAACTTCGAGCTGCACGCTCCCGCCCGAGCCGGGAGATCGCCCGAGCTCACCGAAGAAGAACTATCCGACCTGACTGACGCGCTGAACCGGTTGCCGCCAAGCGCGAAGGCAGCCCTGGAGAGGGAGGCCCCCTCGTTCAGATTCCGCGTGCAGCAGCACGACGGAGTCACGAGCGTCAAGAGGATGGCGCGCTGA
- a CDS encoding C_GCAxxG_C_C family protein: MSDFDLDELQIELLSFEGKGYHCSQILLLMALRQTGAEHDASLIRATGGLSLGLGHSNATCGALLGGACLLGYYAGKGADGETEHPMFRMMVRRLVEWFRDELCAGESIMCGDILDKHGRARCGLLVRSVWVKSMELLMEGGIDPTDAPPAFDNSII, translated from the coding sequence ATGAGCGACTTCGACCTCGACGAACTTCAGATCGAACTGCTCTCCTTCGAGGGCAAGGGTTACCACTGCAGCCAGATACTGCTGCTGATGGCCCTTCGCCAGACCGGGGCGGAACACGACGCCTCTCTTATTCGAGCGACCGGGGGGCTGTCGCTCGGGCTGGGGCACAGCAACGCCACCTGCGGCGCTCTGCTGGGAGGCGCGTGCCTTCTGGGCTACTACGCCGGGAAAGGCGCGGACGGAGAGACGGAGCACCCGATGTTCAGAATGATGGTCAGGCGGCTGGTCGAGTGGTTCCGGGACGAGCTGTGCGCGGGGGAGAGCATCATGTGCGGCGACATACTGGACAAGCACGGTCGGGCGCGCTGCGGCCTCCTAGTCCGCTCCGTCTGGGTCAAGTCCATGGAGCTGCTTATGGAGGGCGGCATCGACCCGACCGACGCACCGCCCGCCTTCGACAATTCGATAATATGA